Proteins from one Vespa crabro chromosome 11, iyVesCrab1.2, whole genome shotgun sequence genomic window:
- the LOC124428015 gene encoding chondroitin sulfate proteoglycan 4 isoform X1: MFLNDMGLLMFLAVTASILGHCQTDEKVSFYGASYIHLPVQEAKGATDISFRFRTHLSDAMLLLAAGKTDYCLIKLEAGRLKVHINLGAGESEMASARGLTLNDLSWHEVNLTRREANITLQIDVIHTTRSLLPGRFFELNIHYGVFIGGQGDFSELFLGHTDYLRGCMADIIYNGARVIEYTRSRRGQSDATAVTWGCSPEFDATWSTEVSFVEDGAFTAIPQAIPRSGSRWEFDMKTGTESGLLLYNTGQSSYADYLGIELFEGKIRLLMNKGNGPTELIHGNMVSDGKWHRIVVDFSPSGIGITVDRQEKTMALPSGGNRYLDLADTLYIGGTELNKRARALGKGLRSGDVSYKGCLRNMMLDNKELGLPDVKVSQGIVVGCVWGFPCVEADPCVSDALCEQLGVDSFKCICDQPLCIKPNFAEDYKVYSNANLPVNLEILSLSPLSVSEGEHVLVTSDNIGMVLDIAKYGVEEDGVVFSLVTPPTYGTLALDLLTSRTDRSFTLQDINRDKIQYMHDGSETTEDSMILELTLVAGRGYTLPGYLRGRLRFPLHVNVTPVNDPPLLEIPTAKVLRLAQGTRKTLTKELIWAIDADTPSETLVYTVLRTDTDAGHIERVTYPSKPIDTFTQAELMQGLIAYVHRGNAKPNAMLGLQVSDGIESSQPAYLRVSAYPLQIKLMHNTGLIVVHRSFSYLTPANLSFITNSDDSTIDIRYDISTSPQYGTLQKLKDVSSSWQNADHFTSRDVDLHTIRYLHNIGSPTQDEFKFQASVREVKTQQTFDFRITFIDLELKEMKRIPVNFTNTAEVIVTGQNLKYQTNPLITSPNKILFTINGGPRYGELLVTRRKINVGDSFTQEDVDTGKLRYRLYRRAYSIIHDELAFRVSAPQCIDILSTLPLKHHLAKSNKAVEGTEILKIEEGSKAALKMIRTNTMDYGVSNLIYNLTINPRHGWLVVLNRTKSQNRSNATYFTSEELLSQTVYYIHDDSETKEDSFEYIGIALDPIDFMYVGRFRIEVIMKNDNPPERIINKIFHVVSKGEKLLTNKDLAYIDKDINTKPSDIKYTRKDNGKSGIYRITDPTLQIREFTQKNIDDERILFRHYGEDCEKLEYTVSDGHFHTDGILEIEASPPYIRLKETNGSIVQFNRSVVFRSKELEIETNVYMLEKEVKYTILEKPKYGILLKHTKETTTFTGEDLIHSSISYRHLGSSLNKDNFKFKISAKGAETEGIFTIKVYPASYWEAMTVLNNKTIFVEESTSLLINRKSLEIMHPKISPSEIIYFLRDWPQNGYLEVQSHDEHAEESKEEYVGNWVKQFDQALINDGRLFYVQSVTNQTNDKFVVDVTNGIMWMYALSINIIIVPDKLYVEAKNLNVVEGKSVILDETDFIVITSYYAGKVTDYRIVEKPKHGFIIDSTKNSQVKKFSQKHLNSGVILYKHNGDEFSKDSFKMVVIASDKISEPFDVWIVVQPINDEVPVLVNKTKLSVWQGGSVILMSSYLAAIDNDTVPSEITFNLTSMKNGYISMLGSDTEIYTFTQQQIDESRIVFTHTNGSEAEFSFVLNDGVHTTEAYSISIVAKPVRLTVEQNVALNVFPLTRKVISNKLLLIRCSDEAREIRYNVRNGPHLGKIIMESGEGVWLEVDRFTQKDINDSKVFYEHRVRFMDLAANDSFTFDVEAHYTGFITNQVFHIDISVSSGGLDRYVSAKTVRVEEGGSAQVIMNITGIISFLQTNAGINKPAVLSRLVNQPYHGHVMLLPDLNVTTFTQPQIEGGKIAYYHDHSDTLEDRIFFSLYLTPGHVLLCNTSIPVIIEPINDEPFKLITNAPYLTVVQNQNQTITRDNLLTTDPDTPAEEIIYDVISGPTFGRLLLLPFDQNSSEVQQVNKFSQLDVDSNRLVYEHNGPLQAASFYFRVWDGRFNPTYTVFNVHVLAIRLNVTVRSPVKLQQGSNVASISEDNVKLDTNARQDLVIYEVTTNPKHGVLYVRDAAATNFKQTDLLSESVMFLQTDMTVSNDSLELLARLSGFEQQHIRVKIRVVPLMIMNPMIALMGEKNQITLQHMDATPLAKLTSSNPVYTIIRKPKYGKIKRIIRSSSTSGEKRGTREREVGRFSHQEIVSGVIYLVCKKVPSMEYEGLSDSFAFILAASIFQPAADEFEIRVKFDMDDYNSTLAGPMDPIGHEGEMAIAPNMSNDYLLILGMLLGAFLLSIVVIITIRCRHNRYKRTEEDKPETTPSVGVMPLPRPPDHLMPTTPHLKRFANEHGTITSSTPLPVLPSMTSTLPQCKVIPLNPLESITGSEVDVSARYPYGVADGDEWSSFDTSDLPCQSATTQRTNNPLLRRNQYWV; this comes from the exons ATGGGAATTTGATATGAAGACCGGTACCGAAAGTGGTTTGCTTCTCTACAACACCGGCCAATCTTCCTACGCTGATTACTTAGGAATCGAATTATTCGAAGGAAAGATACGACTATTAATGAACAAAGGAAATGGTCCAACGGAGTTAATACATGGTAACATGGTATCCGATGGTAAATGGCATAGAATTGTCGTCGACTTTAGCCCAAGTGGTATCGGTATAACCGTCGATCGTCAAGAAAAGACGATGGCTTTGCCCTCCGGTGGTAATCGTTACTTGGACTTGGCCGACACGCTCTATATCGGTGGTACAGAACTCAATAAACGTGCCAGAGCACTGGGTAAAGGGCTTAGGTCAGGTGACGTGAGTTATAAGGGTTGTCTCCGTAACATGATGCTGGACAACAAGGAGCTTGGTTTACCTGATGTCAAGGTCAGTCAAGGTATAGTCGTAGGATGCGTTTGGGGATTTCCATGCGTTGAAGCTGATCCATGCGTCAGTGATGCCTTATGCGAACAACTGGGCGTTGATTCGTTCAAATGTATTTGCGATCAGCCACTCTGTATCAAACCTAATTTCGCTGAAGACTATAAG gTTTATTCGAACGCTAATCTTCCGGTAAATTTggagattctctctctttcaccacTTTCAGTATCGGAAGGTGAACATGTACTCGTTACGAGCGACAACATCGGCATGGTTCTAGACATTGCCAAGTATGGCGTCGAAGAGGATGGAGTTGTTTTCAGCTTGGTAACACCACCTACTTATGGAACATTGGCTTTGGATCTCCTAACTTCAAGAACTGATCGTTCCTTCACTTTACAAGACATCAATCGTGATaag ATACAGTACATGCACGATGGAAGCGAAACCACAGAAGATAGCATGATACTGGAACTGACGTTGGTGGCAGGAAGGGGATACACGCTTCCAGGATATCTCCGAGGAAGACTTAGGTTTCCTCTTCATGTCAACGTCACTCCTGTCAATGACCCACCACTTTTGGAAATACCGACGGCAAAAGTGCTAAGACTGGCTCAA GGCACCAGAAAAACTCtaacaaaagaattaatttggGCCATTGACGCGGATACTCCGTCGGAAACGTTGGTCTATACAGTCCTGCGCACTGACACGGATGCTGGACATATCGAAAGAGTTACTTATCCCTCTAAGCCGATCGACACCTTCACGCAAGCCGAATTGATGCAAGGACTGATCGCTTATGTACATCGTGGCAACG CGAAACCGAATGCTATGCTGGGTTTGCAAGTAAGCGATGGAATTGAAAGCAGTCAGCCAGCATATCTACGAGTCTCGGCTTACCCACTACAGATTAAACTTATGCATAACACCGGATTGATCGTGGTGCATCGATCCTTCTCTTATTTAACGCCAGCGAATTTGTCATTTATAACGAATTCCGACGACAGTACGATCGACATACGTTATGATATCAGTACGTCACCTCAATACGGTACATTGCAAAAGCTGAAAGACGTTTCGAGCAGCTGGCAAAACGCTGATCATTTCACTAGTCGTGACGTCGATCTACATACGATCCGTTACCTTCATAATATCGGTAGTCCAACACAAGACGAATTTAAATTTCAAGCTAGCGTTCGGGAGGTGAAAACACAACAGACTTTTGATTTTCGCATTACCTTCATAGATCTCGAAttaaaagagatgaaaagaatTCCCGTTAATTTTACGAATACCGCCGAGGTAATCGTAACCGGACAAAATCTTAAGTATCAAACGAATCCATTGATCACATCAccgaacaaaatattatttactataaaCGGTGGACCGAGATATGGCGAATTGTTGGTAACAAGACGAAAGATTAATGTTGGCGATAGTTTCACACAAGAGGATGTAGATACGGGTAAACTACGATATCGCTTGTACAGAAGAGCCTACTCGATTATTCACGACGAATTAGCGTTTAGGGTAAGTGCACCACAATGTATCGATATACTATCAACGTTACCTCTGAAACATCATTTGGCGAAAAGCAACAAAGCCGTTGAAGGAACGGAAATTTTGAAGATCGAAGAAGGTTCAAAAGCAGCTTTAAAAATGATACGCACAAATACAATGGATTATGGTGTATCCAATTTGATTTATAATCTCACGATAAATCCACGTCACGGTTGGCTAGTCGTACTAAATCGAACGAAATCACAAAATCGAAGCAATGCCACGTACTTCACCTCCGAGGAATTGCTCTCTCAAACGGTTTATTACATCCACGATGATTCCGAGACAAAGGAAGACTCCTTCGAATACATTGGTATTGCTTTAGATCCCATAGATTTTATGTACGTTGGACGTTTTCGTATCGAAGTTATTATGAAGAACGACAATCCTCCTGAACGAATAATCAACAAGATCTTTCACGTAGTATCCAAAGGAGAAAAATTGTTAACTAATAAAGATTTAGCTTATATCGATAAAGACATTAATACTAAACCTAGTGATATCAAATATACGCGTAAAGATAACGGGAAAAGTGGAATTTATAGAATAACCGATCCTACTTTACAAATTCGTGAGTTTacacaaaaaaatattgacgATGAAAGAATACTCTTCAGACATTATGGTGAGGATTGTGAGAAACTCGAATACACTGTAAGTGATGGCCACTTTCATACCGATGGTATTCTCGAAATCGAAGCAAGTCCACCTTATATTAGATTGAAGGAAACCAATGGATCGATCGTTCAGTTTAACAGAAGCGTTGTATTTCGTTCAAAGGAATTGGAGATAGAAACGAACGTTTATATGCTTGAAAAAGAAGTTAAATACACGATCTTGGAGAAACCTAAATATGGAATACTTTTGAAACACACAAAGGAAACTACAACGTTTACCGGAGAGGATCTGATTCATAGTTCAATATCCTATCGACATTTGGGCTCGTCGTTGAATAAGGACAATTTTAAGTTCAAAATTTCAGCTAAGGGTGCAGAAACCGAAGGCATCTTTACGATTAAAGTTTATCCAGCAAGTTATTGGGAAGCCATGACAGTTCTGAACAACAAAACAATCTTTGTCGAGGAGTCAACGAGTCTtttgataaatagaaagagctTGGAGATAATGCATCCGAAAATTTCACCCtccgaaataatttatttcttacggGATTGGCCGCAAAATGGTTATCTGGAAGTTCAGAGTCACGATGAACATGCTGAGGAAAGTAAGGAAGAGTATGTTGGTAATTGGGTCAAACAATTCGATCAGGCTCTCATAAACGACGGTCGTCTATTTTACGTTCAATCTGTGACGAATCAAACGAATGATAAGTTTGTAGTTGATGTTACGAATGGGATCATGTGGATGTATGCTCTaagtatcaatattattatagttcctGACAAACTTTATGTAGAGGCTAAGAATCTAAATGTGGTTGAAGGTAAAAGCGTAATTCTGGATGAAACTGATTTTATCGTGATAACTTCCTATTACGCCGGTAAGGTCACAGATTATCGAATAGTTGAGAAACCAAAGCATGGCTTTATAATCGATTCTACGAAAAATTCACAAGTTAAAAAATTCTCACAAAAACATTTGAATTCTGGTGTTATATTGTACAAACACAATGGCGATGAGTTTTCAAAAGATTCATTCAAAATGGTCGTCATCGCTAGTGATAAGATCAGTGAGCCCTTCGACGTTTGGATCGTTGTCCAACCTATCAACGATGAAGTGCCTGTCCTTGTGAATAAAACTAAATTGAGTGTTTGGCAAGGTGGTTCAGTCATCTTGATGTCTTCTTACTTGGCTGCTATAGACAATGATACCGTTCCAAGTGAGATAACATTTAATCTAACCAGTATGAAAAATGGATACATTTCTATGCTAGGATCTGATACAGAGATTTATACATTTACTCAACAACAAATTGATGAATCGAGAATCGTTTTTACCCATACAa ATGGTTCTGAAGCGGAATTTAGCTTCGTATTAAACGACGGTGTGCATACGACAGAGGCGTACAGTATATCGATTGTGGCAAAGCCCGTACGATTAACCGTGGAACAAAATGTTGCGTTAAATGTCTTTCCCTTAACAAGAAAAGTTATTTCGAACAAGCTTTTGTTAATAAGGTGTTCAGACGAAGCCAGAGAAATAAGGTACAATGTACGAAACGGGCCACACTTGGGTAAAATCATTATGGAGAGCGGTGAAGGCGTATGGCTCGAGGTCGATCGATTTACTCAAAAGGACATAAATGATAGCAAAGTTTTTTATGAACATAGAGTAAGGTTCATGGATTTAGCAGCCAACGACTCGTTCACGTTCGATGTCGAAGCCCATTATACTGGATTTATAACGAATCAG GTTTTTCACATAGACATCTCTGTCTCGAGTGGTGGCTTGGATAGATATGTTTCAGCTAAAACTGTTAGAGTCGAGGAAGGTGGTTCAGCTCAAGTTATTATGAACATCACTGGAATAATAAGTTTCCTTCAAACGAACGCTGGCATCAATAAACCTGCTGTATTATCAAGACTGGTCAATCAACCGTATCATGGTCATGTGATGTTGCTACCAGATCTCAACGTGACTACTTTTACACAACCCCAAATCGAAGGTGGAAAAATTGCATATTATCATGATCATTCGGATACATTGGAAGATCGGATCTTCTTTTCATTGTACTTAACACCTGGACATGTTTTATTATGTAACACTAGTATACCGGTAATAATCGAGCCAATCAACGATGAACCTTTCAAACTTATTACCAACGCACCTTACTTAACTGTTGttcaaaatcaaaatcaaactATTACAAGAGATAATCTATTAACGACTGATCCTGATACTCCAGctgaagaaataatttatgatgTTATATCAGGGCCTACTTTTGGTAGACTATTGCTTTTACCTTTCGATCAAAATAGTTCGGAGGTACAGCAAGTGAATAAATTCTCGCAACTAGATGTGGATTCTAACAGATTGGTTTACGAGCACAATGGTCCATTGCAAGCCGCCTCCTTCTATTTTAGAGTCTGGGATGGTCGTTTCAATCCAACCTATACAGTTTTCAATGTTCACGTTCTGGCAATCCGTTTGAATGTGACGGTACGAAGTCCAGTGAAATTACAACAAGGCTCGAACGTAGCGTCAATATCGGAAGACAATGTGAAACTCGACACAAATGCAAGACAAGATTTAGTGATCTACGAAGTGACAACCAATCCAAAGCACGGTGTGCTTTATGTAAGGGATGCCGCCGCAACGAACTTCAAACAGACGGATTTATTATCCGAAAGTGTAATGTTTTTACAAACGGACATGACAGTTTCCAATGATAGTTTGGAATTATTAGCTCGTTTAAGCGGTTTTGAACAACAACATATTCGTGTTAAAATCAGAGTGGTCCCCTTGATGATAATGAATCCAATGATAGCATTGATGGGGGAGAAAAATCAGATAACTCTGCAACACATGGATGCAACACCTTTGGCAAAACTCACTAGCAGCAATCCAGTCTACACCATTATCAGAAAACCAAAGTATGGAAAGATCAAGAGAATCATAAGAAGTTCCTCGACTTcaggagaaaaaaggggaacaCGTGAAAGAGAGGTCGGAAGATTTTCTCATCAAGAAATCGTCTCTGGTGTTATATATCTAGTCTGTAAAAAAGTACCAAGTATGGAATACGAGGGACTAAGTGATAGTTTCGCATTTATTCTAGCAGCCTCGATATTTCAACCGGCAGCTGATGAATTCGAAATACGCGTTAAATTCGACATGGACGATTACAATAGCACTTTAGCAGGTCCTATGGATCCCATTGGTCACGAGGGTGAAATGGCAATCGCACCTAACATGAGCAatgattatttgttaattctcGGCATGTTGCTTGGTGCTTTTCTCTTAAGTATCGTCGTTATAATCACGATCAGGTGTAGACACAATCGATACAAACGTACCGAAGAAGACAAACCTGAGACAACGCCATCGGTTGGTGTAATGCCCTTACCAAGGCCACCTGATCATCTAATGCCAACGACACCTCATCTCAAACGTTTCGCAAATGAACATGGCACGATAACATCCAGCACGCCATTACCAGTTTTACCGAGTATGACATCAACCTTACCGCAGTGCAAGGTAATACCATTGAATCCTCTGGAAAGTATAACAGGTTCAGAAGTTGACGTATCTGCGAGGTACCCTTACGGGGTGGCGGATGGTGACGAATGGAGCAGCTTTGATACGTCAGATCTACCTTGTCAATCGGCTACAACACAAAGAACCAACAATCCTTTATTGAGGAGAAATCAGTATTGGGTCTAG